The following coding sequences lie in one Niabella agricola genomic window:
- a CDS encoding beta-L-arabinofuranosidase domain-containing protein, whose product MTSCINASRQWLLKRIPRKVFDTLEEKSGRVWAPYYTFHKLMQGLLDVYTRTGNEKWYELVCDTAAYVSKRMRLPSP is encoded by the coding sequence TTGACGAGTTGTATAAATGCCAGCAGGCAATGGTTACTTAAGCGCATTCCCCGAAAAGTTTTTGATACGCTGGAAGAAAAATCCGGCCGAGTTTGGGCTCCTTATTATACTTTTCATAAATTAATGCAGGGACTTCTTGATGTGTATACCCGTACCGGCAACGAAAAGTGGTATGAATTGGTTTGTGATACGGCGGCCTATGTATCCAAAAGGATGCGCTTACCAAGCCCCTAA
- a CDS encoding NAD-dependent epimerase/dehydratase family protein, producing MNVLVTGSAGHLGEALVRTLRQHSAEVIGLDIRPSAFTTHVGSIENRSFVRECMKGVTTVLHGATLHKPHVATHTMQQFVDTNITGTLNLLQEAVAAGVQAFVFTSTTSVFGDALVPPPGAPAAWITEDVKPQPKNIYGVTKKAAEDLCQLFYRNFGLPCLVLRTSRFFPEKDDDKHMRETFPDENLKANEFLFRRVELEDAVHAHLLAAEKAPSIGWGVYIISATTPFCPADLPALRHNAPEVVLRTVPAYETAYSHRGWKIHQSIDRVYVNEKARKDLGWEPKYDFAYVIARINAGENLRSPLAQLTGSKGYHAERFTDGPYPIN from the coding sequence ATGAACGTTTTGGTAACTGGCAGCGCCGGTCATCTTGGAGAAGCGCTGGTACGCACATTAAGGCAACATTCTGCTGAAGTGATCGGGTTGGATATCCGCCCCTCGGCATTTACTACTCATGTAGGTTCCATTGAAAACCGCTCCTTCGTTAGAGAGTGCATGAAAGGAGTAACCACCGTTTTACATGGGGCCACCCTGCATAAGCCCCATGTGGCCACGCATACTATGCAGCAATTCGTAGATACCAATATTACGGGCACGCTTAACCTCTTGCAGGAAGCAGTAGCCGCCGGCGTGCAGGCTTTTGTTTTTACCAGTACGACCAGTGTTTTTGGAGATGCATTAGTGCCGCCTCCCGGAGCGCCTGCGGCCTGGATTACGGAGGACGTAAAGCCTCAGCCCAAAAATATTTACGGGGTAACCAAAAAAGCAGCGGAAGATCTTTGTCAGCTCTTCTACAGAAATTTCGGTCTGCCCTGCCTGGTACTTCGCACTTCCCGTTTCTTTCCTGAAAAAGACGACGACAAACATATGCGGGAAACTTTTCCGGACGAGAACCTGAAGGCCAACGAGTTTCTGTTTCGAAGAGTAGAGCTGGAAGACGCGGTACATGCACATTTGCTGGCGGCAGAAAAGGCTCCCTCCATCGGGTGGGGCGTTTATATTATCAGTGCTACAACACCGTTCTGCCCGGCAGATCTGCCTGCCCTGCGCCACAATGCGCCGGAGGTAGTACTGCGCACCGTACCGGCTTATGAAACAGCGTATAGCCACCGCGGATGGAAGATCCACCAAAGCATAGACCGGGTATATGTAAATGAGAAAGCAAGGAAAGACCTGGGTTGGGAACCCAAATATGATTTCGCCTACGTAATAGCGCGTATAAACGCAGGAGAAAATTTACGCAGCCCGCTTGCACAATTAACCGGCTCAAAAGGATATCATGCAGAGCGCTTTACGGATGGACCCTATCCGATCAACTAG
- a CDS encoding universal stress protein yields the protein MKKILFVCDENHYPQGAFEWIKALRKQEAIQVKGLFFTAAGSITEHRPEAGGAPDFHSREPKLFMDQCGSCDIPSQAIEKTKSDWQKSFWEQESRYADLLLFSQELLYAGISGNQPNSYMQQLLRWAACPVLAIPENTVATEHLLVAYDGSPQSIHALKQCCLLFPQYRELPVRIAYVKEEDSDSIPQLQLLTEYALAHFTNVRILKLHWDSEKHFSTWVECFRNPLLVTGAFGRSALSASFRESFITSIIRGHVAPVFIAH from the coding sequence ATGAAAAAGATACTTTTTGTATGCGATGAAAATCATTATCCGCAAGGCGCCTTTGAATGGATCAAGGCCCTGCGCAAACAGGAAGCCATACAGGTGAAAGGGCTGTTTTTTACGGCAGCCGGAAGTATAACCGAGCACCGGCCGGAAGCCGGCGGCGCCCCGGATTTTCATAGCCGGGAGCCGAAGCTGTTTATGGATCAATGCGGGAGCTGCGACATACCCTCCCAGGCCATTGAAAAAACCAAATCCGATTGGCAAAAGTCATTCTGGGAGCAGGAAAGCCGGTATGCAGACCTGCTGCTCTTCAGTCAGGAATTACTTTATGCAGGTATCAGCGGTAACCAGCCCAATAGCTATATGCAGCAGTTGCTGCGCTGGGCAGCCTGCCCGGTACTTGCTATTCCGGAAAACACAGTTGCTACCGAGCATCTCCTGGTAGCCTATGATGGCAGCCCGCAAAGTATCCATGCCTTAAAACAGTGCTGTTTATTATTTCCGCAATACCGGGAACTGCCTGTGCGGATTGCTTATGTGAAGGAAGAAGACAGTGACAGTATCCCGCAGCTTCAGCTGTTAACGGAATATGCCCTTGCACATTTCACAAACGTCAGGATCCTGAAACTGCACTGGGACTCGGAAAAGCATTTCAGCACCTGGGTCGAATGCTTCCGCAACCCGCTGCTGGTTACCGGGGCATTCGGGCGTTCTGCGCTGTCTGCTTCGTTCAGGGAAAGCTTTATTACCAGCATCATTCGCGGTCATGTGGCTCCTGTGTTCATTGCACATTAA
- a CDS encoding Hsp20/alpha crystallin family protein — MKTDHLRNEEQAAYPGGFVPAVNAGSITEILQSVDTETIPPRVNITELKDGYKIDLEAPGLKKENFIIQANKQILTIFAENKNQGLAAGTSYRLHEFNNRYLYRDIVLPPDVSTLFFHIQYDAGILTIHLCKTTGVPEDAQTTACVY; from the coding sequence ATGAAAACAGATCATTTGAGGAATGAAGAACAGGCTGCCTATCCCGGAGGATTCGTACCAGCCGTGAATGCCGGCAGCATTACCGAAATCCTGCAGTCGGTGGATACTGAAACGATTCCTCCGCGGGTAAATATTACCGAACTGAAAGACGGTTATAAGATTGACCTGGAGGCCCCGGGACTGAAAAAGGAAAACTTTATCATACAGGCCAACAAGCAGATCCTGACCATTTTTGCCGAAAACAAGAATCAGGGACTGGCGGCCGGGACCAGCTACCGCCTGCATGAGTTCAACAACCGGTACCTGTACCGGGATATTGTACTGCCTCCCGATGTAAGTACCCTGTTCTTTCACATACAATACGATGCCGGTATTTTAACCATTCATTTATGTAAGACAACAGGAGTTCCGGAAGACGCACAAACCACGGCCTGTGTATACTAA
- a CDS encoding YoaK family protein, whose translation MFRHKGKARRPVHNLKLASLLSFVAGIVNVTGFFSVKVLTTNVTGHFAYFADDVIRQDFETAGIFLLYILAFLSGAFVSNTLVEATQKNHPRYTDAVPVFTEILLLTGVALLAPSAIHRFAPLVAGILLFAMGLQNAMVTRISNAVVRTTHLTGLFTDLGIELSQLLFYRKPEQQQKLKTSVKLRFAIISFFFLGCIAGGVGFTRFHTRILFLAVAVLFTGIIYSDIRYRILLLKKRTLSESATSRR comes from the coding sequence ATGTTCAGACACAAGGGAAAGGCCCGCCGGCCCGTTCATAACCTCAAACTGGCTTCGTTGTTGTCATTTGTAGCAGGCATTGTAAATGTAACGGGGTTTTTCTCCGTAAAAGTGCTTACTACAAATGTAACGGGGCATTTTGCCTATTTTGCAGACGACGTAATAAGGCAGGATTTTGAAACCGCAGGAATTTTCCTCCTCTATATCCTTGCCTTTCTTTCGGGTGCTTTTGTATCTAATACCCTTGTGGAAGCCACTCAAAAAAACCACCCGCGTTATACCGACGCGGTTCCCGTATTTACAGAAATCCTATTACTTACCGGAGTGGCACTCCTGGCACCTTCTGCCATCCATCGTTTTGCACCGCTGGTTGCCGGGATCCTTTTATTTGCTATGGGACTTCAAAATGCAATGGTTACCCGTATCTCTAATGCAGTGGTGCGCACCACACATCTCACCGGGTTGTTTACCGATCTTGGTATTGAACTTTCGCAGTTATTGTTTTACAGGAAGCCCGAGCAACAGCAAAAGTTGAAAACCTCTGTAAAGTTACGTTTTGCCATCATCAGCTTTTTCTTCCTGGGATGCATCGCCGGGGGCGTTGGCTTTACCAGGTTTCATACACGGATTCTTTTTCTTGCTGTAGCCGTCCTTTTTACCGGCATTATTTATAGTGATATCCGGTACCGGATCCTGCTGCTAAAAAAGAGGACTTTATCGGAAAGCGCCACCTCTCGGCGGTAA